A stretch of the Saprospiraceae bacterium genome encodes the following:
- a CDS encoding tetratricopeptide repeat protein — protein sequence MKRLALYLLFLAPTVCFSQVEKAIQAYKAKDYHTALTEWNQLLANGMRGADLYFNIGNTYTGLKEYPQAILYYRKALKWDPNCAACIKNLKIAEAAAGIETFELPEFILFKIYKSILLSMQAFHWFMLFVLTVSIGIAGYLFKDKIPLSLQSIRFVLLFACISLLLAVHRDSIRNDQNGFVLLQASPLYLSPDPGSSKKDDLKAGLYLQIKDQIQGWIKVQTTELDFGWVELNKGTRVIL from the coding sequence ATGAAACGTCTGGCTCTTTATTTATTATTCTTAGCTCCGACAGTTTGTTTTTCTCAAGTCGAAAAAGCGATCCAGGCATATAAAGCCAAAGATTATCATACCGCGTTAACAGAATGGAATCAGCTTCTTGCTAATGGAATGCGAGGAGCAGATCTCTATTTTAATATCGGGAATACGTATACTGGTTTAAAAGAGTATCCACAAGCGATCCTGTATTACCGAAAAGCATTGAAGTGGGATCCAAACTGTGCTGCATGCATTAAAAATTTAAAAATCGCCGAGGCAGCAGCAGGGATCGAAACATTTGAATTACCTGAATTTATACTTTTCAAGATTTATAAATCCATCTTATTAAGCATGCAAGCATTTCATTGGTTTATGCTTTTTGTTTTGACTGTTTCCATAGGGATTGCAGGCTATTTATTCAAAGACAAAATACCTCTGTCACTTCAATCGATTCGTTTCGTGTTGTTGTTTGCTTGCATTTCCTTGTTGTTGGCGGTACACCGGGACTCGATTCGAAATGATCAGAATGGGTTTGTATTATTACAGGCAAGTCCATTGTATTTATCACCCGATCCGGGCAGTAGTAAAAAGGATGATCTAAAAGCCGGACTCTATTTGCAAATAAAAGATCAGATCCAGGGGTGGATTAAAGTTCAAACCACCGAATTAGACTTTGGTTGGGTTGAATTAAATAAAGGAACAAGGGTTATTCTATAA
- the rpmA gene encoding 50S ribosomal protein L27, whose product MAHKKGEGSTSNGRDSNSKRLGVKLFGGQEAIPGNIIVRQRGTKYHPGINVGVGKDFTLFALKAGVVTFKKTREDRNVVHVL is encoded by the coding sequence ATGGCACATAAGAAAGGGGAAGGTAGTACTAGTAACGGTCGCGATAGCAACAGCAAACGTTTGGGCGTAAAATTATTTGGAGGTCAGGAAGCAATTCCTGGAAACATCATCGTGCGCCAACGGGGTACAAAATATCACCCTGGTATTAATGTTGGTGTTGGAAAAGATTTTACATTATTTGCTCTTAAAGCAGGTGTAGTTACTTTTAAAAAGACCCGCGAAGATCGAAACGTAGTACACGTTCTCTAA
- a CDS encoding elongation factor G, which translates to MSQDPKHIRNVVLLGHSHSGKTSLIESMLYEAKAITRRGTIDAGNTVSDFSDIEQERKSSLFSKLMHVSWKDSKINIIDTPGSDDFVGEILSSMKVADLGIMTINGSHGVEVGTELIWEYVEKFHLPAMFVINQCDHEKADFDTSLEQAKARFGNKLIAFQYPLNPGKNFNAIIDALRMVMYEFPADGGKPVKKEIPESEKARAQEMHTAIVEAAAENDDTLMEHFFETGNLDESELADGLRKGIAHQSLFPVFCCSAIKNMGSGRIMGFINDVCPSPADRPNAKLKNGELKVDASGPTTLFIYKTMSEPKVGRVSYFKVYSGKVKTGDELNNNANRGYERLNQIYVSNGKNREAVNELVAGDLGVVVKLKDSHTNNTLSIKGHDAEVEPIPFPEPRTRAAISTENKNDLEKLIKAIHELQEEDPTLVLEQSQRLKQNLLHGQGQLHMDLLKYRIEKLHGLHIDFLKPKIPYLETITKATDTSYRHKKQSGGAGQFAEVHMRVEPFHEGMADPAGLNVRQREAEELSWGGKLSFLWCIVGGSIDTKFSSAIKKGIMNKMIEGPLTGSYCTDIRVSVFDGKMHPVDSNDMAFQIAGTMAFKEAFHSAGAQILEPVYELEILCGDDAMGDIMGDLQTRRAIILGMDSEGHYKKIKTKVPLAEMHNYSSSLRSMTQGKAKFSMHFLEYAPVTPDIQQKLIAEYKAISKDHEE; encoded by the coding sequence ATGAGCCAGGATCCCAAACACATCAGGAATGTCGTCTTGCTGGGCCATTCGCATAGCGGAAAAACCAGCCTGATAGAAAGCATGCTTTACGAAGCCAAAGCCATTACACGTCGCGGTACGATTGATGCCGGTAATACCGTATCTGATTTTTCGGATATCGAACAAGAGCGCAAATCGAGTTTGTTTAGCAAACTCATGCACGTAAGTTGGAAGGATTCTAAAATAAATATCATAGACACACCTGGCTCTGATGATTTTGTAGGTGAAATATTATCATCTATGAAAGTAGCGGACTTGGGAATTATGACGATTAATGGTTCGCATGGTGTGGAAGTCGGAACAGAATTAATATGGGAATATGTAGAAAAATTTCACCTTCCCGCCATGTTTGTGATCAATCAATGCGATCATGAAAAAGCAGATTTTGATACTTCACTGGAACAAGCAAAAGCTCGTTTTGGAAATAAACTGATTGCTTTTCAATATCCATTAAATCCAGGTAAAAATTTTAATGCCATCATCGATGCATTGCGCATGGTGATGTATGAATTTCCTGCTGATGGAGGTAAACCGGTTAAAAAAGAAATACCTGAATCTGAAAAAGCCAGAGCTCAGGAAATGCATACAGCAATTGTCGAAGCAGCCGCAGAAAATGATGATACTTTAATGGAACATTTTTTTGAAACCGGCAATCTGGATGAATCAGAATTGGCAGATGGACTTCGCAAAGGGATCGCTCATCAAAGTTTATTTCCTGTTTTTTGTTGTTCTGCTATAAAAAATATGGGAAGTGGCAGAATCATGGGATTTATCAATGATGTGTGTCCGTCTCCTGCCGATAGACCCAATGCCAAACTTAAAAATGGAGAATTAAAAGTGGATGCCTCCGGTCCGACAACGTTGTTTATCTATAAAACGATGAGTGAACCTAAAGTTGGACGGGTATCCTATTTCAAAGTATATTCAGGAAAAGTAAAAACAGGTGATGAATTAAATAATAATGCAAATCGGGGATACGAACGGCTCAATCAAATTTATGTTTCCAATGGAAAAAATCGTGAAGCAGTCAATGAGTTGGTTGCTGGAGATTTAGGAGTGGTTGTAAAATTAAAAGACAGTCATACCAACAATACTTTGAGCATAAAAGGTCATGATGCAGAAGTAGAACCCATCCCTTTTCCAGAACCAAGAACGCGGGCAGCTATTTCAACAGAAAATAAAAACGACCTTGAAAAATTGATTAAAGCGATTCATGAATTACAGGAAGAAGATCCCACTTTAGTATTGGAACAATCCCAAAGACTTAAACAAAATTTATTGCATGGTCAGGGACAGTTGCACATGGACTTATTAAAATATCGGATTGAAAAACTTCATGGATTGCACATTGATTTTTTAAAACCAAAAATTCCTTATCTCGAAACCATTACCAAAGCAACGGATACCAGTTACCGACATAAAAAACAATCCGGCGGAGCAGGACAATTTGCAGAAGTGCACATGCGCGTAGAACCTTTTCATGAAGGAATGGCAGACCCGGCGGGATTAAATGTCAGACAACGCGAAGCTGAAGAATTGAGTTGGGGTGGCAAATTATCCTTTTTATGGTGCATCGTTGGAGGATCAATTGACACTAAATTTTCCTCTGCTATCAAAAAAGGGATAATGAATAAAATGATCGAAGGTCCTTTGACTGGATCTTATTGTACCGATATTCGTGTTTCAGTGTTTGATGGAAAGATGCATCCGGTTGACAGCAATGATATGGCTTTTCAAATTGCAGGAACCATGGCTTTTAAAGAAGCGTTTCACTCGGCCGGTGCTCAGATTTTGGAACCGGTTTATGAATTGGAAATACTTTGTGGAGATGATGCCATGGGTGATATAATGGGTGACTTACAAACACGACGCGCTATCATTTTAGGAATGGATTCTGAGGGTCATTACAAAAAAATCAAAACAAAAGTCCCATTAGCTGAAATGCATAATTACTCTTCCAGTTTACGCTCGATGACTCAGGGCAAAGCAAAATTCAGCATGCATTTTTTAGAATATGCTCCGGTTACACCAGACATTCAACAAAAATTGATTGCAGAATATAAAGCAATTTCCAAGGATCATGAAGAGTAA
- the rplU gene encoding 50S ribosomal protein L21, which translates to MIAVVNIAGQQFKVSKGQKLYVHRQEAETGSQVNFDQVLMLINGEQTTIGMPNIAGASISAKVLDHIKGDKVIVYKKKRRKGYEKKNGHRQSFTQIQVESIQI; encoded by the coding sequence ATGATCGCAGTGGTTAATATAGCAGGGCAACAATTTAAAGTCAGTAAAGGCCAAAAATTGTATGTTCACCGTCAGGAAGCCGAAACCGGTAGTCAAGTAAATTTTGATCAGGTGTTGATGCTGATAAATGGTGAACAAACTACCATTGGAATGCCCAACATTGCAGGTGCAAGCATTTCTGCTAAAGTGTTAGATCATATCAAAGGTGATAAAGTAATTGTGTATAAAAAGAAGCGCAGAAAAGGCTATGAAAAAAAGAATGGCCACCGTCAATCTTTTACACAAATTCAGGTTGAATCCATCCAAATTTAA